One genomic window of Glycine max cultivar Williams 82 chromosome 16, Glycine_max_v4.0, whole genome shotgun sequence includes the following:
- the LOC100781075 gene encoding IST1-like protein: MTVASAASSRTKRLVKLTLSLLRLGFNSSKCKTAAKMAVARIKLLRNKREVVVRQMRRDIALLLQSGQDATARIRVEHVMREQNVLAANEFIELFCELVVARLPIISKQRECPADLKEGIASLIFAAPRCSEIPELVALKNIFDKKYGKDFVSAAVDLRPSCGVNRQLIEKLSVRTPPGEVKLKVLKEIAKEHQIDWDTTESETELLKPPEELIVGPRAFVSASSLPVKHSSNVSVESNQPATRLSGGGRTEAVYYEDSKSAAEAAAEAAKKAIAAAEVAAYMAMKESIEAPQPYAYNDKLYNSGVNSGTFQSNNPAKCGLNKTPKSTTEEKMYRSQSVPRSDHLNSEDTLPDQYGGNDYRRHSYHPTSAHSDIKFDESDCDEEIEAEEPPVVTMPPNRFPPPVPSSMVKQDSRIHVHPKLPDYDELAARFDALKFKKSQS, encoded by the exons ATGACGGTTGCAAGCGCCGCCTCTTCACGCACCAAGAGGCTCGTCAAGCTAACGCTCTCGCTCCTCCGCCTCGGCTTCAACTCCTCCAAATG CAAAACGGCAGCGAAGATGGCGGTGGCGAGGATCAAGCTGCTGCGGAACAAGAGAGAGGTGGTCGTGAGGCAGATGCGACGCGACATTGCCCTTCTTCTCCAGTCTGGTCAAGACGCCACCGCTCGCATCAGG GTTGAACATGTCATGAGAGAGCAAAATGTTTTGGCTGCAAATGAGTTCATTGAACTCTTCTGTGAATTAGTTGTGGCCAGGCTCCCAATCATTTCAAAGCAAAG GGAATGTCCAGCAGATTTGAAAGAAGGAATTGCTAGCTTAATATTTGCAGCCCCTAGGTGCTCTGAAATACCAGAACTTGTGGCACTTAAGAATATCTTTGACAAGAAATATGGGAAAGATTTTGTATCTGCAGCTGTTGATCTCAGACCTAGCTGCGGTGTAAATCGCCAG TTGATTGAAAAGCTCTCAGTACGAACACCACCGGGTGAAGTAAAATTGAAAGTGTTGAAGGAAATAGCTAAGGAACATCAAATTGATTGGGATACTACAGAAAGTGAGACAGAACTTCTCAAGCCTCCAGAAGAGCTAATA GTAGGGCCACGTGCTTTTGTCAGCGCCAGCAGCCTACCAGTGAAACATTCTTCAAATGTGTCAGTGGAATCAAATCAGCCAGCTACTAG ATTATCAGGTGGTGGAAGAACTGAGGCCGTGTATTACGAGGATTCCAAGTCTGCTGCTGAAGCAGCAGCTGAAGCAGCTAAGAAAGCAATTGCTGCTGCTGAAGTTGCTGCTTATATGGCTATGAAGGAGTCTATTGAAGCTCCACAACCATATGCTTACAATGATAAGTTGTATAACTCAGGAGTCAACTCTGGGACCTTCCAATCAAACAATCCTGCAAAATGTGGCCTGAACAAGACTCCAAAATCTACAACTGAAGAGAAAATGTACAGGTCACAGAGCGTACCAAGATCTGATCATCTGAACAGTGAGGATACATTGCCGGATCAATATGGTGGAAATGATTATAGGAGGCACAGCTACCATCCAACTTCTGCGCATTCAGATATTAAGTTTGATGAATCAGATTGTGATGAAGAAATTGAAGCAGAAGAACCTCCTGTGGTTACTATGCCCCCTAATCGGTTTCCACCACCAGTACCTTCATCTATGGTTAAACAGGATAGCCGCATTCATGTTCATCCCAAATTGCCAGATTATGATGAACTTGCTGCCCGCTTTGATGCACTAAAATTCAAGAAGTCACAATCCTGA
- the LOC100786081 gene encoding GDSL esterase/lipase At5g37690 — translation MGVLILFVAIFVALVGSSLNVDTETAVPAVYIFGDSIFDVGTNNFLNDSKARADNKPYGIDFPNSKPTGRFSNGYNTADQIVRLLGLNESPPAYLYLVNNDTENFNSSILKGVNFASGGSGIMEETGKQHFIDVVSMADQIQQFATVHGNILQYLNDTAEATINKSLFLISAGSNDIFDFLLYNVSKNPNFNITREVQEFFNLLRTTYHTHLKNLHNLGARKFGILSVPPVGCVPIVTNGTGHCVNDINTLAALFHIEIGDVLENLSSEFPGMKYSLGNSYAITYDMINNPDPLHLSNVTSACCGNETVIDGVPCGSDTQVCENRSQFLFWDQYHPTEHASRIAAHKLYSGGKEYVAPMNFSLLVQE, via the exons ATGGGTGTGTTAATTCTCTTTGTAGCCATATTTGTTGCTCTGGTTGGCTCGAGTTTGAATGTGGACACTGAAACAGCAGTGCCAGCAGTTTACATTTTTGGGGATTCCATTTTTGATGTTGGCACCAACAATTTTTTGAATGATTCAAAAGCCAGGGCAGATAATAAACCTTATGGGATTGATTTTCCTAACTCAAAGCCAACTGGGAGGTTTAGCAATGGCTATAACACTGCTGATCAAATTG TGAGATTACTAGGATTAAACGAGAGCCCACCTGCATATTTGTATCTAGTCAACAATGATACAGAAAATTTCAACAGCTCGATTCTTAAAGGCGTTAATTTTGCTTCAGGAGGATCAGGGATTATGGAAGAAACAGGAAAACAACACTTT ATCGATGTAGTATCGATGGCAGACCAGATCCAACAGTTTGCAACCGTTCACGGCAATATCTTGCAATATCTAAACGACACTGCCGAGGCTACAATTAACAAATCTCTCTTCCTTATAAGTGCGGGAAGCAATGACATATTTGATTTCCTTTTGTATAATGTGAGTAAGAATCCCAACTTCAATATCACACGTGAGGTTCAGGAATTCTTCAACCTGCTAAGGACTACTTACCATACCCATCTCAAG AATCTACACAACCTTGGAGCCAGAAAATTTGGGATATTAAGTGTTCCTCCTGTAGGTTGTGTCCCAATTGTTACCAATGGAACTGGTCACTGTGTGAACGACATTAATACTCTTGCTGCACTCTTTCACATAGAAATTGGTGATGTGTTGGAAAATTTGAGCTCAGAGTTCCCGGGCATGAAGTACTCACTTGGGAATTCATATGCTATTACCTATGACATGATAAACAATCCTGACCCACTTC ATTTGAGTAACGTGACATCAGCTTGCTGCGGAAATGAAACGGTTATTGATGGAGTACCCTGTGGCTCCGATACCCAAGTATGCGAAAATCGCAGCCAATTCTTGTTCTGGGACCAGTACCATCCCACTGAGCATGCTTCTCGGATAGCTGCTCATAAACTATATAGTGGTGGGAAAGAATATGTAGCACCCATGAATTTCAGTCTATTGGTTCAGGAATAG